The proteins below come from a single Drosophila suzukii chromosome X, CBGP_Dsuzu_IsoJpt1.0, whole genome shotgun sequence genomic window:
- the LOC108016776 gene encoding protein MMS22-like, protein MDYDLFQSDDDEEILTAFTQATQNLQHETGKGQMDVDDAEEEESDEGLDFLPEFCCSGRDTLKSQFPGEGFLRNGYAHLDPPRCRLENLCFDFDQGQLVVAAVRNYLHGEACKNVQKLFAAVAGQQQLQATSAFMNSGWYQVRQQVSHFYHLMLRLRENDLLAEAPQFLEDLRHLLNNQLDTDAWKVLYFAEHSKGNECQAPAYHLYHGILEWRFLDLHMLFASGEDQGFLGQLERTLDDLIVCAGHHYRGRHRPELIHTSPFVCRCTKELWLLLKHLIPKWLGERDLDFWMLFHKAMQRHKSNYFQGDNYAVSLAYHEFYSWLRLGLARLDEYNSEGQYQPDHTLTSPPGSFQTANLLKQFLASQPDEQQRRVYLTLLAPLQLQLGHPDTDVLCQLWEYLHRSLNCNFSAGTELDQLPLTCTNGAAYVERYSKLLAKSQLEDLNLSSFTMYAWMLGRTLKLLPLQGRSNQRQKLLGRIFSKFSAAKLLALNEPGIHHVIELFLCLLLCHEDLGELAPKLREMLLCLALDKLPPVRRILVAKGHMALLLLHAQHRLSMDDYVGKLLSQLATIRNDTEVAAIYVNSLQSIFDLADDFKRGEQRLLGPWLAHYVEKSGQASQDRVWQTIYHLILRLSEPRAVTGNASGIKEALQQHILPVLRTQYVSGHSSWIPKLAANFVALDKDGDKLLLGFLQGPEPINMAASAQLMLHVLEGDVRPASSTILQVWVKSLVLLNAQHESVLAMKPYVIQLEEFRQLFIDPASLESGREPLCAFFGALGRRAQQEEGAAHVRMQLSHKLHAYVNHFELWLPPDRLRSELGSRFYSFLAIVIYNCPTLAYVRSKPTCFFHLAMVRFLLTTQLQAGVPPEGRLPQMVHKIFPVLLQGIGRLPYRTDAYVAKTLEQLVQHWTPHFSFSPNAKLVARPYATLLQADVDGVLAQFVLQLLMSQFLVVQRRKAGQHAGLVITIVQQLIEGTAMEQEQQMLTLLRGVHIQLLEHVMFVDELDISRGQVFSLYGALVSHGAYKRSQAVRDLCSNHLRSLAEKHLAHCTYFYFQMLIKLAELAPDLVAPLLSFVREQAKQVELKRGAGQDVGIRKCLQRLQNVLSKV, encoded by the exons ATGGACTACGACCTTTTCCAGTCGGATGACGACGAGGAGATCCTGACCGCCTTCACCCAGGCCACCCAGAACCTTCAGCATGAAACCGGCAAGGGGCAAATGGACGTGGACGATGCTGAAGAGGAGGAATCGGATGAAGGACTGGATTTCCTGCCGGAGTTCTGCTGCAGCGGCCGGGACACGCTGAAGAGTCAGTTTCCGGGCGAGGGCTTCTTGCGGAATGGCTACGCCCATCTGGATCCACCCCGCTGTCGCCTGGAGAATCTCTGCTTTGACTTTGACCAGGGACAACTGGTGGTTGCAGCGGTGAGGAACTACCTGCATGGCGAGGCCTG CAAGAATGTGCAGAAACTATTTGCCGCTGTGGCCGGTCAACAGCAATTGCAGGCCACATCTGCCTTCATGAACTCCGGCTGGTATCAAGTGCGCCAGCAGGTCAGCCACTTCTATCACCTGATGCTTCGCCTGCGGGAGAACGACCTGCTAGCAGAAGCACCACAGTTTCTGGAGGATCTTCGTCACTTGCTTAACAATCAGCTGGATACGGATGCCTGGAAGGTTTTGTACTTTGCGGAGCACAGCAAGGGAAACGAGTGCCAGGCACCGGCCTATCACTTGTATCACGGCATCCTGGAGTGGCGCTTCTTGGACCTCCACATGTTGTTTGCCTCTGGAGAGGATCAAGGCTTCCTGGGGCAGCTGGAGCGCACGCTGGACGATCTGATCGTGTGTGCCGGACATCACTACCGGGGAAGACATCGCCCGGAGCTCATCCATACCTCGCCGTTCGTGTGTCGCTGCACCAAGGAGCTGTGGTTGCTGCTGAAACACCTTATCCCCAAATGGCTGGGTGAGAGGGATCTAGACTTTTGGATGCTCTTCCACAAGGCCATGCAGAGGCACAAGTCAAATTATTTTCAGG GTGACAACTATGCTGTTTCTTTGGCGTACCACGAGTTCTATTCCTGGTTAAGACTTGGCCTGGCCCGTTTGGACGAATACAACAGCGAGGGTCAGTACCAGCCGGATCATACGCTCACCTCGCCACCTGGAAGCTTCCAAACCGCCAATCTGCTTAAGCAATTCTTGGCCAGCCAGCCGGACGAGCAGCAGCGACGTGTTTACCTCACGCTACTCGCTCCTCTGCAACTGCAGCTCGGGCATCCGGACACGGATGTACTCTGTCAGCTGTGGGAGTACCTGCATCGATCCCTAAATTGCAACTTTAGTGCGGGAACAGAGCTGGACCAGCTACCGCTTACCTGCACCAATGGGGCTGCTTACGTGGAGCGCTACAGCAAGCTACTGGCAAAATCCCAGCTGGAAGATCTAAATCTCAGCAGTTTCACCATGTACGCCTGGATGTTGGGCAGAACCTTAAAGCTTTTGCCTTTGCAGGGACGAAGCAACCAACGCCAGAAGCTGCTCGGTCGTATCTTCAGCAAATTCAGTGCCGCGAAACTTTTGGCTCTTAATGAGCCAGGTATTCACCATGTGATCGAGCTCTTCTTGTGCCTTTTGCTCTGCCATGAGGATCTCGGAGAGCTGGCACCCAAGCTGCGTGAAATGCTGCTCTGTCTGGCCCTGGATAAGCTACCACCGGTGCGGAGGATTCTAGTGGCCAAGGGCCACATGGCTCTGCTCCTCTTGCATGCCCAGCATCGCCTTTCCATGGATGATTATGTGGGCAAGCTGCTCAGCCAGTTGGCCACCATTCGGAACGATACGGAGGTGGCCGCCATCTATGTAAACAGCCTGCAGTCTATATTTGATCTGGCGGATGACTTTAAACGCGGCGAACAGCGCCTCCTGGGGCCCTGGCTGGCGCACTACGTGGAGAAGAGTGGCCAGGCATCGCAGGATCGCGTGTGGCAGACCATTTACCATCTAATCCTGCGTCTTAGCGAACCAAGAGCAGTGACGGGTAATGCCAGTGGCATAAAGGAGGCCCTCCAACAGCATATTTTGCCTGTGCTGAGGACACAGTATGTCAGTGGCCATAGCTCATGGATCCCGAAGCTGGCAGCCAACTTTGTTGCCCTGGACAAGGATGGGGACAAGCTGCTGCTGGGCTTCCTGCAGGGACCAGAACCAATTAATATGGCCGCTTCGGCTCAGTTGATGCTTCATGTGCTGGAAGGCGACGTCCGGCCAGCAAGCTCGACGATCCTTCAGGTTTGGGTAAAGTCTCTTGTTCTCCTCAACGCGCAGCATGAGTCTGTACTGGCTATGAAACCTTATGTCATCCAGCTGGAGGAGTTCAGACAACTATTCATCGATCCAGCCTCTTTGGAAAGCGGTCGCGAGCCGCTCTGCGCCTTTTTCGGAGCTTTGGGAAGGCGTGCCCAACAGGAAGAGGGTGCAGCCCACGTGCGGATGCAGTTGAGCCACAAACTGCACGCCTATGTGAATCATTTCGAGCTGTGGCTGCCGCCGGATCGGCTGCGTTCGGAGCTGGGATCCCGCTTTTACAGCTTCCTGGCAATCGTCATCTACAACTGTCCCACTCTGGCGTACGTGCGCTCCAAGCCCACCTGTTTCTTTCACCTGGCAATGGTGCGGTTCCTGCTCACCACGCAACTACAAGCTGGAGTTCCTCCCGAGGGGCGCTTACCGCAGATGGTGCACAAGATCTTCCCTGTGTTGCTGCAGGGGATTGGTCGGCTGCCCTACCGCACTGACGCCTACGTGGCCAAGACACTGGAGCAACTGGTTCAGCACTGGACTCCGCACTTTAGCTTCTCCCCCAACGCTAAGCTGGTAGCTCGACCGTACGCCACGCTCCTCCAAGCGGATGTGGATGGAGTGCTGGCGCAATTTGTGCTCCAGCTGCTAATGAGCCAGTTCCTGGTGGTGCAGCGACGAAAGGCGGGCCAGCATGCGGGTCTGGTGATCACCATCGTGCAGCAACTGATCGAGGGCACGGCCATGGAGCAGGAACAACAGATGCTGACCCTCTTGCGCGGCGTGCACATCCAGCTACTGGAGCACGTGATGTTCGTGGATGAACTGGACATCAGTCGCGGTCAGGTGTTTAGTCTCTATGGAGCGCTGGTCTCCCACGGGGCATACAAGCGCTCGCAGGCTGTCAGGGATTTGTGCTCCAATCACTTGCGATCGCTGGCCGAAAAGCACCTAGCCCACTGCACGTACTTCTACTTCCAGATGCTGATCAAACTGGCGGAGCTAGCGCCAGATCTGGTAGCTCCACTGCTGTCTTTTGTGAGGGAGCAGGCTAAACAGGTGGAGCTAAAACGCGGCGCTGGCCAGGATGTGGGCATACGCAAGTGCCTGCAGCGACTCCAGAATGTCTTAAGCAAGGTTTAA
- the Pgam5 gene encoding serine/threonine-protein phosphatase Pgam5, mitochondrial isoform X1 — MRKLTSFVCGTGAGLAVYYLQRLRDPQTTVQNSWTHSDKPVDPWALWDSNWDCREPRALVRPLRNSQPEEENRFNAELEKAKAKKPRHIILVRHGEYLDVGDSDDTHHLTERGRKQAEFTGKRLCELGIKWDKVVASTMVRAQETSDIILKQIDYDKEKVVNCAFLREGAPIPPQPPVGHWKPEASQFLRDGSRIEAAFRRYFHRAYPDQEKESYTLIVGHGNVIRYFVCRALQFPAEGWLRISINHASITWLTISPSGNVSIKYLGDSGFMPAPLLTNRIPRDAKNVV, encoded by the exons ATGCGAAAGTTGACCAGCTTTGTGTGCGGCACAGGAGCCGGATTGGCGGTGTACTACCTGCAGCGGCTGCGCGACCCGCAGACGACGGTGCAGAACTCGTGGACGCACAGCGACAAGCCGGTGGATCCGTGGGCCCTTTGGGACAGCAACTGGGACTGCCGGGAGCCTCGCGCCCTGGTCCGTCCCCTGCGTAACAGTCAGCCGGAGGAGGAGAACCGCTTCAATGCGGAGCTGGAGAAGGCCAAGGCCAAGAAGCCGCGTCACATCATCCTGGTGCGGCACGGCGAGTACCTGGACGTGGGCGACTCGGATGACACGCACCACCTCACGGAGCGCGGGCGCAAGCAAGCGGAATTCACTGGGAAACGGCTTTGCGAGCTGGGCATCAAGTGGGACAAGGTGGTGGCCTCCACAATGGTGCGGGCCCAGGAGACCTCGGACATCATACTAAAGCAGATCGACTACGACAAGGAGAAGGTGGTGAACTGCGCCTTCCTGCGCGAGGGAGCGCCCATTCCGCCCCAGCCGCCAGTGGGCCACTGGAAGCCGGAGGCATCT CAGTTCCTGCGCGACGGATCGCGCATAGAGGCCGCCTTTCGGCGATATTTCCACCGCGCGTATCCCGATCAGGAGAAGGAGAGCTACACACTGATCGTGGGTCACGGCAACGTGATCCGGTACTTCGTCTGTCGCGCCCTCCAATTCCCCGCCGAGGGCTGGCTCCGCATCAGCATCAACCACGCCTCAATCACCTGGCTGACCATCAGCCCGTCGGGCAACGTGTCCATCAAGTACCTGGGCGACTCCGGCTTCATGCCTGCCCCACTGCTCACCAACCGCATACCGCGGGACGCCAAGAACGTGGTTTAG
- the Pgam5 gene encoding serine/threonine-protein phosphatase Pgam5, mitochondrial isoform X2, with protein MRKLTSFVCGTGAGLAVYYLQRLRDPQTTVQNSWTHSDKPVDPWALWDSNWDCREPRALVRPLRNSQPEEENRFNAELEKAKAKKPRHIILVRHGEYLDVGDSDDTHHLTERGRKQAEFTGKRLCELGIKWDKVVASTMVRAQETSDIILKQIDYDKEKVVNCAFLREGAPIPPQPPVGHWKPEASFLRDGSRIEAAFRRYFHRAYPDQEKESYTLIVGHGNVIRYFVCRALQFPAEGWLRISINHASITWLTISPSGNVSIKYLGDSGFMPAPLLTNRIPRDAKNVV; from the exons ATGCGAAAGTTGACCAGCTTTGTGTGCGGCACAGGAGCCGGATTGGCGGTGTACTACCTGCAGCGGCTGCGCGACCCGCAGACGACGGTGCAGAACTCGTGGACGCACAGCGACAAGCCGGTGGATCCGTGGGCCCTTTGGGACAGCAACTGGGACTGCCGGGAGCCTCGCGCCCTGGTCCGTCCCCTGCGTAACAGTCAGCCGGAGGAGGAGAACCGCTTCAATGCGGAGCTGGAGAAGGCCAAGGCCAAGAAGCCGCGTCACATCATCCTGGTGCGGCACGGCGAGTACCTGGACGTGGGCGACTCGGATGACACGCACCACCTCACGGAGCGCGGGCGCAAGCAAGCGGAATTCACTGGGAAACGGCTTTGCGAGCTGGGCATCAAGTGGGACAAGGTGGTGGCCTCCACAATGGTGCGGGCCCAGGAGACCTCGGACATCATACTAAAGCAGATCGACTACGACAAGGAGAAGGTGGTGAACTGCGCCTTCCTGCGCGAGGGAGCGCCCATTCCGCCCCAGCCGCCAGTGGGCCACTGGAAGCCGGAGGCATCT TTCCTGCGCGACGGATCGCGCATAGAGGCCGCCTTTCGGCGATATTTCCACCGCGCGTATCCCGATCAGGAGAAGGAGAGCTACACACTGATCGTGGGTCACGGCAACGTGATCCGGTACTTCGTCTGTCGCGCCCTCCAATTCCCCGCCGAGGGCTGGCTCCGCATCAGCATCAACCACGCCTCAATCACCTGGCTGACCATCAGCCCGTCGGGCAACGTGTCCATCAAGTACCTGGGCGACTCCGGCTTCATGCCTGCCCCACTGCTCACCAACCGCATACCGCGGGACGCCAAGAACGTGGTTTAG
- the Vps26 gene encoding vacuolar protein sorting-associated protein 26, with amino-acid sequence MNFLGFGQSADIEIVFDGAEHKTAEVKGEDGKVEKMLLFYDGETVSGKVNVTLKKPGSKLEHQGIKIEFIGQIELFYDRGNHHEFKCLAKALARPGDLIQNNSYPFDFPNVEKQFEVYAGSNVRLRYFLRATIVRRISDITKEVDIAVHTLCSYPEMNNPIKMEVGIEDCLHIEFEYNKSKYHLRDTIIGKIYFLLVRIKIKHMEIAIIKRESTGTGPTMFNENETIAKYEIMDGAPVKGESIPIRVFLAGYNLTPTMRDINKKFSVKYFLNLVLMDTEDRRYFKQQEITLWRKADIPRYHGAQQQQQQHQQHQHVPLHAPPHLVSGPAAPTVAHSLISSSTDSGEAGGAPAAPGTAGSESKMGLFTRESPNQEFSQQQLDSPPLSPTPATAPVSVPVPVPTSATSAPEPAPERGMGDGAAAATTSASPVAMLSSSPPPLLPASPLSRSDGDSSEVQVQPEEEAGDAITATAKKASVTPLVAD; translated from the exons ATGAATTTCCTGGGTTTCGGCCAGTCAGCGGACATTGAGATAGTCTTCGATGGAGCTGAGCACAAGACGGCGGAGGTCAAGGGGGAGGACGGCAAGGTGGAGAAGATGCTGCTCTTCTACGACGGAGAGACGGTATCCGGCAAG GTGAACGTGACCCTCAAGAAGCCGGGCAGCAAGTTGGAGCACCAGGGCATAAAGATCGAATTTATCGGCCAGATAGAGCTGTTCTACGACCGCGGAAACCACCACGAGTTCAAGTGCTTGGCGAAGGCTCTGGCCCGTCCGGGCGATCTCATCCAGAACAACAGTTATCCGTTCGATTTCCCCAACGTCGAGAAGCAGTTCGAGGTGTACGCCGGGTCGAACGTGCGGCTACGGTACTTTCTGCGCGCCACCATCGTCCGGCGGATTAGCGACATCACCAAGGAGGTGGACATCGCCGTGCACACACTGTGCAGCTACCCGGAAATGAACAACCCCATCAAGATGGAGGTGGGCATCGAGGACTGCCTGCACATCGAATTCGAGTACAACAAGAGCAAGTACCACCTGCGGGACACGATCATCGGTAAGATTTATTTCCTGCTCGTTCGCATCAAGATCAAGCACATGGAGATCGCGATCATTAAGCGGGAGAGCACGGGCACTGGACCCACGATGTTCAACGAGAACGAGACGATCGCCAAGTACGAGATCATGGACGGGGCGCCCGTCAAAGGCGAGAGCATACCCATCCGGGTCTTCCTTGCCGGCTACAATCTCACGCCCACCATGCGGGACATCAACAAGAAGTTCTCGGTCAAGTATTTCCTCAACCTGGTGCTGATGGACACCGAGGACCGGCGCTACTTCAAGCAGCAGGAGATCACGCTCTGGCGCAAGGCGGACATACCGCGCTACCATGGagcccagcagcagcagcagcaacatcagcagcaccAACACGTCCCGCTGCACGCTCCGCCGCATCTGGTCAGTGGCCCCGCCGCGCCCACGGTGGCCCATTCGCTGATCAGTTCCAGCACGGACAGCGGCGAGGCGGGCGGAGCTCCGGCAGCGCCGGGCACTGCGGGATCCGAGTCGAAGATGGGCCTGTTCACCAGGGAGAGCCCCAACCAGGAGTTTAGCCAGCAGCAACTGGACTCGCCGCCACTGTCGCCCACGCCGGCGACGGCTCCCGTTTCAGTTCCAGTTCCAGTTCCCACATCGGCGACATCTGCTCCAGAACCGGCTCCCGAGCGGGGCATGGGCGATGGAGCCGCAGCGGCCACCACAAGTGCCTCGCCCGTTGCCATGCTCTCCAGTTCGCCGCCGCCATTGCTGCCAGCGTCGCCGCTTTCCCGGTCCGATGGCGATTCGTCGGAAGTGCAGGTGCAGCCGGAGGAGGAGGCCGGGGACGCAATTACGGCCACTGCGAAAAAGGCCAGCGTGACGCCGCTGGTGGCCGATTGA
- the LOC108016781 gene encoding large ribosomal subunit protein mL63: protein MRLTLINMFKKTVPGHIFRGKRRLVKPVSQRAMDTLTREYERQEQVMLLLRHPYLTLEESSGHAKELQKREKLVAKWTDEQTLRKMKPHVTIEERLNQLKIKEAWD, encoded by the exons ATGCGCCTGACGCTGATCAACATGTTCAAGAAGACCGTTCCGGGTCACATATTCCGGGGAAAGCGGCGGCTGGTGAAGCCGGTCAGCCAGCGGGCGATGGACACCCTGACCCGCGAGTACGAGCGCCAGGAGCAGGTGATGCTGCTCCTCCGGCACCCCTATTTGACCCTG GAAGAGTCATCCGGACACGCCAAGGAGCTGCAGAAGCGCGAGAAACTGGTGGCCAAGTGGACGGACGAGCAGACTCTGCGCAAGATGAAACCGCACGTGACCATCGAGGAGCGGCTGAACCAGCTGAAGATCAAGGAGGCCTGGGATTAG